TTTTTCCCAGATCTCGAGGCCCTGTTTGGGCTCCCGGATGCTATATTCATATTTTAAAACCCTTGCCTCCAAAGGCGGATACGCTGTTCCGCGCGCCCTCAAAAAATACTTTTCCGCCTTGGGGCGGGTTAAAAATCGGTTCAGTTCCGCGTCCAGCGCTTCCTCACGGGCTTTCACCCGCGCACTCAATTCCTGGCTGGCTTCGCTGTCCCCCATTTCACGCAGGCGAACCAGCTCTTTGGTCATCTGCATCAGAAGTGCTTTGTGGTAGGGCCCGATGCTAAGTTCCACCTCGGTTTCCCCGCCCTGGGGCTCGCCCAGGTTAAAAACGTCCAAACTGCCGCCACATTCGCTGTGACCACCGCGGATGCTGCCGTTTTCGCTAAAGATGCTGCCGCCGACGACCACTTCGCTGCCGCTGATGAGATCCTCAAAACGCAATCCGCCGCCACAAAGCACCCGCGAAGAGCGAATATCCCGGCATACCAGGTTTCCCTCCACGTTCAGCCCGGGCTCACGACAATCCACGATGTCGCCCTCAACTTTTAAACTGCCCAGGCAATGCAGCGCACTGTGGGAAATATCCCCACGTACGATCAGGTCTCCCGCCACGCGCAGTTTTTGCATGTGTACCGTGCCGAGAATCTCCAAATCCGCTGGACATCTGATCTCAACACCGGCTTGCGTGGGCAGTTCATCCAAAATCAAACGTTTCAAAACGGAGATACGTCCGGTTTCGTCCACGCTGATAAATCCTCTGCCCTCGGCAATGAATTGACGTTTTTCGGGTTGGAAAACCACATTTTCACCCGCCACCTGCCCTGCGGATTCCATGTCAAAATCCTCATCCTGCAGCATTTCGCCATAGATGTCGTAGATGGAGCCCTGGCGTTCGAAGATATTTCCGCCATAATCTGCCACCACTGTGCCTGCCTCAATGCAGGTGAGCCCCTCCAACTCTGTGACATCCACTTTTCCGCTGAAATCTTTCGCTTCCTTCAGGTCAAAAAAGTAGTTCAGCTTGCTTTCACCCTTCACGCGCCGGCTCATGGCGATGGGGAAAGCCACGTCAAAATCTTTTTCCAAGCCGTGTTTGCGCATATAACGCGCGGCTTCTTCAAATCCGGTGCGGATACCCGCTTCCCCGATCAGGTCCAGGATGTCCTGTTCGTCGGTCAGCCTTTTTTCGCCGCTGATGGTCAGCCAGGCGGAAAGACGGTCTTCACGCAGTTCCAGCCGGATATTCCCGGCTCGGTTCCTGAGGATCTTGCTCATATTCAAGTCCGATTAAGTTTATCTGTCTTTGGGGGCCGCCGTCGCGGCGATGCGAATGGTGGTTCGAAGATTCAAGGGTACAGGCAAAATCCTGTTCGATATTGTAAAAGGGCAAACCTGCTTCGATAAGCTGGCGAAAAACCGCCACGCGCAGGTCAATCACGCGGCTGCCATCTTCGGGATTGCATAAACACGGCAGTGGCTGGCTTTGGCGAAAGTGTTGCCAGGTGGTTTCGTCCACCTGATAGTGTTGCGCGCAGATGCCGGCGCCCACGTGAGCCCACAGCTCGACGGGTTGGATGCCAAATTCTTCGCTCAAAACACGGATGGTTTTGCCAACAATGTTCAACCGGGTGCCTTCGCGGCCGCTGTGGATTGCGGCAACTACCCGACCCTGTTTATCTTCCAACAGGATGGGGTAACAATCCGCGGTTCGAATCAAAAGATATTGCCCGGGGATGGTTGTGATCAGCGCGTCCGCTCCGGCAATTTTCGGCTGGGTGATTCCAGCGCCGCTGTCTTCAGCCTTGCAAACATGCACCCCGTCGTCGTGAACCTGTTGGGCAATCACCAGGCTGGAAAGCGCTATCTTTTTGCCTTCCACACAAAAATCCTTCCCTTCCCGCAACAGCGCGTGAAATTCCGGATTTTTGCCACCCAGATGCAGCCAGGGCTTCAGTTTTGTTGGGTTTGGGGCTGGAGCGCTCATCAACTGTCGGCTTCCTCTTCCTGGCTTTCGCTGTGTCCAAAACGCATTTCCCGCGCCTTGGCAAGTTTTTGCTGAATGTGCTGTCGGTCATCGTCGTCCACTGCAGCCAGGATGAATTCAAAAATCTCATCCGTGCCCAGGGTTTCTTTTTCAAAAAGCTCCTCTGCCAAGCTTTCCAGAAGTCCGCGATGTTTGCGCAAAATCTGCAGTGCCCGATCGTAGGCGCGGCTGATGAAGCCCCGCACTTCGCTGTCGATGAGCTGGGCGGTCTCGTTGCTATGGGTATCGCGGCCGATAAGTTCTTTGCCCAGATACACTTCACCGTGATCCTTGCCCACGGTCATGGGTCCGAAAGCTTCGCTCATGCCCCAGGAACAGACCATTTTTTTGGCGATGTCGGTCACCCGCTCCAGGTCGTTGCCCGCTCCGGTGGTAAATTCATTGTAGACAATCTCTTCCGCTGCGCGTCCGCCCAGGGTTCCGGTCATCATCTGTTCCAGATAGCTGCGCGAATAATTTGTTTTGTCCGACAGCAAAAAGTGAGTGGCGCCAGCGGCAAAACCGCGCGGGATGATGGAAACCTTGTGCACCGGCTCGGTCTTTTCCTGAAAAACGGAAGTGAGCACATGCCCGATTTCGTGGATGGCGGTACGGCGTTTGTCTTCCTCTGGAATCACGCGGCTCTTCTTTTCCTTGCCCAGAATCAATTTATCCTTCGCCTCTTCAAAATCGCTCATATTGATATTTTGCTTGTTGTGACGGGCGGCAATCAAGGCGGCTTCGTTCACGATATTTGCCAAATCCGCCCCGCTGAATCCCGGCGTTCCACGTGCTATCAGCTCCAGGCTCACATCTTCGCCCAGAGGCACTTTCGCGGCGTGCACCTTCAGGATTTCGGTGCGTCCCTTGATGTCGGGCAAATCAACCGTCACCTGACGGTCAAAACGTCCCGGTCGCAACAGCGCGGGGTCCAAAATATCCGGACGGTTGGTGGCGGCAATGATGATCACCGCTTCGTTTGGCTCGAATCCGTCCATTTCCACCAAAAGCTGGTTCAGGGTTTGTTCGCGCTCGTCGTGTCCACCGCCCAGACCGGTGCCGCGGTGTCTGCCCACGGCGTCAATCTCGTCGATAAAAGTGATGCAGGGCGAGTTTTTCTTAGCCTGCTCAAAAAGGTCACGCACGCGCGCGGCACCCACGCCCACAAACATTTCCACAAAGTCCGAGCCGCTGATGCTGTAAAAGGGAACCTTCGCCTCGCCGGAAACCGCTTTTGCCAACAGCGTTTTCCCCGTGCCGGGGCGTCCCACCAGCAACACTCCCCGCGGGATGCGTCCGCCCAAGCGCTGGAATTTTTTGGGGTCTTTTAAAAATTCAACAATCTCCTGCAGCTCTTCCTTGGCTTCATCCACGCCCGCCACGTCTTTGAAGGTCACCTTGCTGCGGTCGCCCTCGTGTTTGCGTGCCCGGCTCTTGCCAAAACTGAAGGCTTTGGCGTTCTGATTACCCATTCCCCGCATCAAAAACCACCAAAAACCAATCACCAAAATCAGCGGGAAAATATAGCTCAAAATCCCCAGCCAGCGCGAAGGCTTTTTGGTGATCAGTTCAACCCGTTGATCGCGAATCAATTCCATCAATTCCGGATCGTTCACCGGTGGCAACAGGGTATGAAATTTTTTGCCGTCCTTGGTCTCATACTGCAGATCCTGCTCCATCATGGTGACCTGCTTCACCTTGCCCGCGCGCAAAGCCGCTGTGAACTGCGAATATTTCGCCTCGCTCATCTGTTCATGTCCGCCAAACCAACTGAACACCATCAGGCTGCCCAAAATCAAGAGCACGATTACGAAGGTCCAGGAAATCCCCGGTTTGGCGGGGAGTTGAGGCCCGCCCTGAGGCGG
The genomic region above belongs to Candidatus Cloacimonadota bacterium and contains:
- a CDS encoding DUF342 domain-containing protein; the encoded protein is MSKILRNRAGNIRLELREDRLSAWLTISGEKRLTDEQDILDLIGEAGIRTGFEEAARYMRKHGLEKDFDVAFPIAMSRRVKGESKLNYFFDLKEAKDFSGKVDVTELEGLTCIEAGTVVADYGGNIFERQGSIYDIYGEMLQDEDFDMESAGQVAGENVVFQPEKRQFIAEGRGFISVDETGRISVLKRLILDELPTQAGVEIRCPADLEILGTVHMQKLRVAGDLIVRGDISHSALHCLGSLKVEGDIVDCREPGLNVEGNLVCRDIRSSRVLCGGGLRFEDLISGSEVVVGGSIFSENGSIRGGHSECGGSLDVFNLGEPQGGETEVELSIGPYHKALLMQMTKELVRLREMGDSEASQELSARVKAREEALDAELNRFLTRPKAEKYFLRARGTAYPPLEARVLKYEYSIREPKQGLEIWEKD
- a CDS encoding polyphenol oxidase family protein, coding for MSAPAPNPTKLKPWLHLGGKNPEFHALLREGKDFCVEGKKIALSSLVIAQQVHDDGVHVCKAEDSGAGITQPKIAGADALITTIPGQYLLIRTADCYPILLEDKQGRVVAAIHSGREGTRLNIVGKTIRVLSEEFGIQPVELWAHVGAGICAQHYQVDETTWQHFRQSQPLPCLCNPEDGSRVIDLRVAVFRQLIEAGLPFYNIEQDFACTLESSNHHSHRRDGGPQRQINLIGLEYEQDPQEPSREYPAGTA
- a CDS encoding ATP-dependent metallopeptidase FtsH/Yme1/Tma family protein yields the protein MWFIIALLAITVISLVRTIILRRKNRRNGNNPPPQPPRRPGMPPQGGPQLPAKPGISWTFVIVLLILGSLMVFSWFGGHEQMSEAKYSQFTAALRAGKVKQVTMMEQDLQYETKDGKKFHTLLPPVNDPELMELIRDQRVELITKKPSRWLGILSYIFPLILVIGFWWFLMRGMGNQNAKAFSFGKSRARKHEGDRSKVTFKDVAGVDEAKEELQEIVEFLKDPKKFQRLGGRIPRGVLLVGRPGTGKTLLAKAVSGEAKVPFYSISGSDFVEMFVGVGAARVRDLFEQAKKNSPCITFIDEIDAVGRHRGTGLGGGHDEREQTLNQLLVEMDGFEPNEAVIIIAATNRPDILDPALLRPGRFDRQVTVDLPDIKGRTEILKVHAAKVPLGEDVSLELIARGTPGFSGADLANIVNEAALIAARHNKQNINMSDFEEAKDKLILGKEKKSRVIPEEDKRRTAIHEIGHVLTSVFQEKTEPVHKVSIIPRGFAAGATHFLLSDKTNYSRSYLEQMMTGTLGGRAAEEIVYNEFTTGAGNDLERVTDIAKKMVCSWGMSEAFGPMTVGKDHGEVYLGKELIGRDTHSNETAQLIDSEVRGFISRAYDRALQILRKHRGLLESLAEELFEKETLGTDEIFEFILAAVDDDDRQHIQQKLAKAREMRFGHSESQEEEADS